From Mesomycoplasma dispar, a single genomic window includes:
- the tsaD gene encoding tRNA (adenosine(37)-N6)-threonylcarbamoyltransferase complex transferase subunit TsaD: MKILGVETSHDDASIALLNENKVEILLTISQIEFHQKFGGTVPELASREHSRNLAIILEKLLLKNVDFSTIDAIAYTKNPGLIGPLKIGFLFASALAIYFKKPLIPVDHLLGHFWSANIENELEFPVVSLLISGGHSQLIWAENANNLEIVGSTIDDALGEIYDKIARNLGLGFPGGPKIDLISQQNNLKNTDLIDFSLPKVLKNPLDFSFSGLKTQVINYTNNFKQKDQLSQEKVVKIAISFQKTVIKYLKRQIDFALKNKKNVKTLTLVGGVAANSEIRELIQSYNKNYKIVIPKREFCTDNGAMIAKAAQVFIKTNEQK, translated from the coding sequence ATGAAAATTTTAGGAGTCGAAACTTCCCACGATGATGCATCAATTGCACTTTTGAATGAAAATAAAGTGGAAATTCTTTTGACAATTAGCCAAATTGAGTTTCACCAAAAATTTGGCGGAACTGTCCCAGAACTTGCTTCTCGCGAACATTCGCGAAATTTAGCAATAATTTTAGAAAAATTATTGCTAAAAAATGTTGATTTTTCCACTATTGATGCAATTGCTTATACTAAAAATCCAGGATTAATTGGTCCTTTAAAAATTGGCTTTTTATTTGCAAGTGCACTTGCAATTTATTTTAAAAAACCTTTAATTCCTGTCGATCATCTTTTAGGTCATTTTTGATCTGCAAATATCGAAAATGAACTAGAATTTCCTGTGGTTTCACTTCTAATTTCAGGCGGACACAGCCAATTAATTTGGGCTGAAAACGCAAATAATTTAGAAATTGTTGGTTCCACAATTGACGATGCACTCGGTGAAATTTACGATAAAATTGCAAGAAATTTAGGTTTAGGTTTTCCTGGTGGACCAAAAATCGACTTAATTTCACAGCAAAATAACTTAAAAAATACAGACTTAATTGACTTTAGTTTACCGAAAGTTCTTAAAAATCCCCTTGATTTTTCCTTTAGTGGTCTAAAAACGCAGGTGATAAATTACACTAATAATTTTAAACAAAAAGATCAACTTTCACAAGAAAAAGTTGTAAAAATTGCCATTTCTTTCCAAAAAACAGTCATAAAATATTTAAAAAGACAAATTGATTTTGCCTTAAAAAATAAGAAAAATGTAAAAACTTTAACGTTAGTTGGCGGTGTTGCCGCTAATTCAGAAATCCGTGAATTAATTCAGTCATATAATAAAAATTATAAAATTGTGATTCCCAAAAGAGAATTTTGCACTGATAATGGCGCAATGATCGCAAAAGCGGCACAAGTTTTTATCAAAACTAATGAACAAAAATAA
- a CDS encoding lysylphosphatidylglycerol synthase transmembrane domain-containing protein, which translates to MESLKIKSEPALQNQNLIFFNYESPLELNNSKIIGFISNKPNSIDENYVFSLATIISDFLKQKNLTKILISNSANNFGIAFASIFYSILGADPKRKILIFNENLGYSQKLARHYFINNDFDFFIDIEINWTNKNSNLAILSFFKKNLTFLTYDEEKFINRAEKSLFFFKNNQIERPEKLEINWDHIFEFQKYLNLDLQNLQNLYQFYDPESSFLANFIKTNFETKTIKFLPIKKSFPIENIMKKVSDNSIIWKKITTSSKLSTDVIFWLRKNKIITAHRKNLNFTIIKERDLQLLFLDYVRKNWKNGKHFLVSNQCDNYIVEFIKQNFNAKIQRYCEYTENPETEILKINSQKQEEIILITTESIHFIPKSSEKRTNFGVTPHFSVLWYIKVFEFYKKNNQNIFDVIKAMKNEVNFVFHCKFRMKVSPSNFDKIVNLLVNEKDKEFKPQGFNIKNSSLDKKTINLKVNLQKNDFYTLNYFKPKQQLTLITHFLAKNHTEKQAVFLENTLIDKLKLVNKDSILTKSNQKTNIIKFLIFITTIILILIILFYNFYNSSFTDGSPTKIFVKFYEFFFQPRINRLVFVVAIAHFLFWNISAAFQLRRVFKNQGIKARFRHLFVGSFIATFMQFSTPFSFGGEISYYWYLQRKQYPLKNISTTLTYNALVHQVFNLLIGLVFIPIGFVFYRELFVFDSWEKIVFFIWLIVNIFLNALVLLIIIIISLWKKLQYLLIKIFVWLLNLNFFKKIEDKQRLEFRFQFLIDNFKNHFIEVLSNKMLLTKILLTYKLPIFFVNFSFVILIVAMEKGGFDLRNINFIHYLKFISGFTILQISNNLSPAPGGVGSVDVITKLIFQSYFSEKTSLNLDIFNFANRIYTWFLPYLISAIGIFTVWIGEKRIDRYKEIRRTMKNNLALNFQLKKQDTNFFRYAILFWLIITISSFIFIFVH; encoded by the coding sequence AAATCAGAATTTAATTTTCTTCAATTATGAATCACCGCTTGAATTAAATAATTCAAAAATTATCGGTTTTATCTCAAACAAACCTAATTCAATTGATGAAAATTACGTTTTTAGTTTAGCGACGATAATTTCTGATTTTTTAAAACAAAAAAATTTGACTAAAATTTTGATTAGTAATAGCGCCAACAATTTTGGAATCGCTTTTGCTTCAATTTTTTACAGTATTTTAGGCGCTGATCCAAAACGAAAAATTTTAATTTTTAATGAAAATTTAGGATATTCTCAAAAATTAGCACGCCACTATTTTATAAATAATGATTTTGATTTTTTTATTGACATTGAAATAAATTGAACTAACAAAAATTCAAATCTTGCTATTCTGTCATTTTTCAAGAAAAATCTAACCTTTTTAACTTACGACGAGGAAAAATTTATTAATAGGGCTGAAAAAAGTCTTTTTTTCTTCAAAAACAACCAAATTGAAAGACCAGAAAAACTAGAAATTAACTGAGATCATATTTTTGAGTTTCAAAAATATTTGAATTTAGATCTTCAAAATTTGCAAAATTTATACCAATTTTACGATCCCGAATCTAGTTTTTTGGCAAATTTTATAAAAACCAATTTTGAGACAAAAACTATTAAGTTTTTGCCAATTAAAAAAAGTTTTCCAATTGAAAACATAATGAAAAAAGTCAGTGATAATTCAATAATTTGAAAAAAAATTACTACTAGTTCCAAATTAAGTACAGATGTAATTTTTTGATTAAGAAAAAATAAAATTATTACCGCCCATCGCAAAAATCTCAATTTTACTATCATCAAAGAAAGAGATTTGCAACTATTATTTCTCGATTATGTTCGTAAAAATTGGAAAAACGGGAAACATTTTTTAGTTAGCAACCAGTGTGATAATTATATTGTCGAGTTTATTAAACAAAATTTTAACGCAAAAATTCAAAGATATTGCGAATATACGGAAAATCCTGAAACTGAAATACTCAAGATTAATTCCCAAAAACAGGAAGAAATTATCCTTATAACTACAGAAAGCATCCATTTTATCCCGAAAAGTTCAGAAAAAAGAACTAATTTTGGGGTAACACCCCATTTTTCTGTACTTTGATACATAAAAGTTTTTGAATTTTACAAAAAAAATAATCAAAACATTTTTGATGTTATTAAAGCAATGAAAAACGAGGTTAACTTTGTTTTTCATTGCAAATTTCGGATGAAAGTTTCACCTTCAAATTTTGATAAAATTGTAAATTTACTTGTTAATGAAAAAGATAAAGAATTTAAACCACAAGGTTTTAACATTAAAAATTCTAGTCTTGATAAAAAAACGATAAACCTTAAAGTAAATTTACAAAAAAATGACTTTTATACTTTAAATTACTTCAAACCCAAACAGCAATTAACGTTAATAACCCACTTTTTGGCAAAAAATCACACTGAAAAACAAGCAGTTTTTCTCGAAAACACTTTAATTGATAAGCTAAAATTAGTTAACAAAGATTCGATTTTAACAAAATCAAATCAAAAAACTAACATCATCAAGTTTTTGATTTTTATTACTACAATTATTTTGATTTTAATAATCTTGTTTTATAACTTTTATAACTCAAGTTTCACTGATGGCTCGCCAACAAAAATTTTTGTTAAATTTTATGAATTTTTCTTTCAACCGCGTATAAATCGGTTAGTTTTTGTTGTAGCAATTGCTCACTTTCTTTTTTGAAACATCAGTGCCGCCTTTCAATTACGGCGAGTTTTCAAAAATCAAGGAATAAAAGCAAGATTTCGACATCTTTTTGTTGGCAGTTTTATTGCTACTTTTATGCAATTTTCGACACCTTTTTCTTTTGGTGGCGAAATAAGTTACTACTGATATTTGCAACGAAAACAATATCCGCTAAAAAATATCAGTACGACATTGACTTACAACGCTTTGGTTCATCAAGTTTTTAATTTATTGATTGGTTTAGTTTTTATTCCTATTGGTTTTGTGTTTTATCGTGAACTTTTTGTTTTTGATTCTTGGGAAAAAATTGTTTTCTTTATTTGATTAATTGTAAATATTTTTCTAAACGCACTTGTTTTACTGATAATTATTATAATTTCGCTTTGAAAAAAATTACAGTATTTATTGATTAAAATTTTTGTTTGACTTTTAAATCTCAATTTTTTTAAAAAAATTGAGGACAAACAGAGACTTGAGTTCCGCTTTCAATTTTTGATCGACAATTTTAAAAATCATTTCATAGAAGTGCTTTCTAATAAAATGTTGTTAACAAAAATACTTTTAACCTACAAATTACCAATATTTTTTGTTAATTTTTCCTTTGTTATTTTAATTGTAGCAATGGAAAAAGGTGGTTTTGACCTAAGAAATATAAATTTCATTCATTATTTGAAATTTATATCTGGTTTTACAATTCTGCAAATTTCAAATAATTTATCACCCGCACCAGGTGGGGTTGGTTCGGTTGATGTGATTACAAAACTGATTTTTCAAAGTTATTTTAGTGAAAAAACAAGCCTTAATTTAGATATTTTTAACTTTGCAAATCGAATTTATACTTGATTTTTACCTTATTTAATATCAGCAATCGGCATTTTCACGGTTTGAATTGGTGAGAAAAGAATCGACCGTTATAAAGAAATTCGTCGAACTATGAAAAATAATCTTGCTCTTAATTTTCAACTCAAAAAGCAAGATACTAATTTTTTTCGTTACGCTATACTTTTTTGACTAATAATTACAATTTCTTCATTTATTTTTATTTTTGTTCATTAG